Proteins encoded within one genomic window of Episyrphus balteatus chromosome 1, idEpiBalt1.1, whole genome shotgun sequence:
- the LOC129912170 gene encoding UDP-glycosyltransferase UGT5-like, with translation MGEHLKLITLLGLIVAISIGSIESANILGVFTATSPSHNIIHMAYVNALIERGHNVTVVTALPLKDENPKYHHILIPPTEASTKRMDEMKANAIKKVTIKDRMDRIESILVFGSMMADPLKDQRFQEIMQNPDNKFDLVLVGLFLFNPFYVGLAAHFRCPMAISYTTAPNNILPNFIENPTEVSYVPVSPLYGMSDLTTFKGRLFNFMKNIQFSVFTTLLNYQMEGIYNEIFPASDYPAFEEAKKKVSLVLFNYHFTDGLIRPNVPAAIECGGIQIKDKADPLPVNLEKLFNSSSEHELPGTAPNIHYYRWLPQDDLLQHPNLRLFITHAGKGAVTEAEHHGVSMVAVPMFADQIGNADQVVKNEFGLKLDKATMTESSFKEAVLEVLNNPKYTENIKRFSSLTKDRPMTAKQNAVFWIEYVIRHKGAYHMQSPAVHLNTLQIYSLDVIGFLLMVGFLVYKLITMQVKFILRKVCAMKLSKTQKIKDQ, from the exons ATGGGTGAACATCTGAAATTGATAACCCTTTTGGGCTTAATTGTTGCTATTTCGATCGGTTCAATTGAATCGGCAAATATTCTTGGTGTCTTCACAGCAACCAGTCCATCGCACAATATTATTCACATGGCATATGTGAATGCATTAATTGAACGTGGACACAATGTAACAGTAGTAACAGCACTTCCTCTTAAAGacgaaaatccaaaatatcATCACATCTTAATACCTCCAACTGAGGCTAGTACAAAACGAATGGATGAAATGAAAGCTAACGCAATAAAGAAAGTAACTATTAAGGATAGGATGGATAGGATTGAAAGTATTTTAGTATTTGGTTCAATGATGGCTGATCCACTGAAAGATCAACGATTTCAAGAAATTATGCAAAATCCGGATAACAAATTCGACCTGGTCCTAGTTGGTTTATTCTTATTCAATCCCTTCTATGTTGGATTAGCAGCCCATTTTAGATGTCCAATGGCGATAAGTTATACCACAGCGCCAAATaatattttgccaaattttattgaaaatccaACGGAAGTGTCATATGTGCCAGTATCGCCGTTGTACGGAATGTCCGATTTAACGACTTTCAAAGGgagactttttaattttatgaagaATATTCAATTTAGCGTATTTACAACGCTGCTGAACTATCAAATGGAAGGAATTTACAA TGAAATCTTCCCTGCTTCGGATTATCCGGCGTTTGAAGAAGCCAAAAAGAAAGTTTCGTTGGTTTTGTTTAACTATCATTTTACTGATGGTTTGATTCGGCCGAATGTACCAGCTGCTATTGAATGTGGTGGAATTCAAATTAAGGACAAAGCCGATCCTTTACCAGTA aaTCTTGAAAAACTCTTCAATTCCTCTTCGGAGCATG AACTCCCTGGCACAGCACCAAATATTCATTATTACCGTTGGCTTCCACAAGATGACCTTTTGCAACATCCCAATTTGAGACTTTTCATCACTCATGCTGGCAAAGGTGCTGTTACTGAAGCAGAACATCATGGAGTTTCAATGGTTGCTGTACCAATGTTTGCCGATCAAATTGGAAATGCTGATCAAGTTGTGAAAAATGAATTTGGACTTAAACTCGACAAGGCTACCATGACAGAGAGCTCATTTAAGGAAGCAGTATTAGAAGTTTTGAACAATCCAAAATACACTGAAAATATTAAACGCTTTTCGAGTCTTACGAAAGACAGGCCAATGACTGCTAAGCAAAATGCAGTCTTTTGGATTGAATATGTGATTCGACATAAGGGTGCTTATCATATGCAAAGTCCTGCGGTGCATTTGAATACGCTTCAAATTTACAGTTTAGATGTTATTGGTTTTCTTTTAATGGTGGGATTTTTAGTCTACAAGTTGATTACGATGCAAGTAAAATTCATCCTTAGGAAAGTTTGCGCAAtgaaactttcaaaaacacaaaaaatcaaaGACCAATAA